From the Actinomadura luzonensis genome, the window CTGCTCAGGGTGGCGATCGCGGAGTTGACGCCGACGACCTCGCCGCGCGTGTTCACCAGCGGGCCGCCGGAGTTGCCCGGGTTGATCGCGGCGTCGGTCTGGATCGCGCTGATGTAGGCGGGCTCCTCGGAGCTGGCGCCGGTGTCGTCGCCCGCGATGACCGGGCGGTTGAGCGAGCTGACGATGCCCGTGGTCACCGTGCCCGTCAGGCCGAGCGGCGAGCCGATCGCGATGACCGGGTCGCCCACGACCACCTGGTCGGAGTTGCCGAGCGTGATCTCCGGCGTGCCGAACGTCTCCTCCGGCTTCACCACGGCGAGGTCGGAGCCGGGGTCGCGGCCGACGATGCGGCCCTTGGTGGTCTTGCGGTTGTTGAACTGGATCTGGATCTCGCCGCCGCCGGCGGCCAGGGAGACCACGTGGTTGTTGGTCACCACGTAGCCGTTCTTGATCAGGAAGCCGGAGCCGGAGGCGCCCTCGGTGTTGGAGCCGTTGCCGACCTCCAGGGACACCACGCTCGGCAGCACCCGCGCGGCCACGCCCGCGATCGAGCCCGGCTCGCGGCTGGCGGCGCCGGTGGGCACCGGGCCGAGGCTGTAGGAGGGATCGGTGCCGCCGGAGGCGGCGGGCCTGGTCAGCAGGTACGTGCCGACGCTGCCGAGCCCCGAGGCGACCAGGGCGACGGCCAGCGCGATCGCGATCAGCGCGCCGGTGCCGGGACCGCGGCGCGGTCCGGCCGCGGCGGTGGCGCCGGGGGCGGCGGGCCCAGCCCGCGCCCATGCCGAGCGCTTGGTGGGGCGGCGGCGGAGGCGGCGTGCCCCCTCCCCCGTACGGCGGGCCGCCCATGGGCCCGCCCGGCCCGCCGGACCCCTGACCGCCGGGGGCGCCGAACGTCGGTCCGGTCATCGTGTCGCCGAACCCGGCGTCGCCGTACCGGCTGCCGCCGAACGGGTTGTCACCATACGGGTTGTCACCGCGCGAGCTGTCCCCGGCGTCCCCGTAGGGCGACGGGCCGCCGTCGGGCCTGCCGAACATGGGGCTCTCGTACTGGCGGGTGCCGTTGTCGGGCTGGACGGGTCCGTAAGAGGGCCGCGGCGGGTTCTCCTCCGGCGAGGAGGCGGCGCGCGCCCCGTAAGGGGACTCGTACGGGGACTCGTACGGGGACCCGTACGGCGGCGGCCCCGCCGGCTCGGCGGACCGGCCGGACGGGTCGCCCCAGGAGGTGCCGCCGAAGGAGGCGGGCGGCTCAGGCCGGCCGCCCGGCGCCTCTGCCGGGTGGTCGGCGGGCAGGAACTCCGGCCGCCCCTGTGACTCGGGGTAGTCCGACGGCGTGCGTCCTTCGTTGGGGCGCTCGTCGGTCATCTACGTCTCACCACTCCTTGGCTCGGCCGCCGCAATCGTCGCTTCTGCGGCATACGAGGGTTATAAGGACCCGAACCCAGATCGTATGCCCCTGCCGTGCGCGGCTACGCCAACCTCGGCCATCTCCGGCATATCAGGACGTCACGGAGTGGCCACCGACGGAGCGCCCGTCGGCGAGTGCTGGATTTTGTACAGCTCCACGGGCGGCGTGGAGGTGTCCTGGCCCGCGCCGGACACGGCGAAGAACGTGCCGAGCGC encodes:
- a CDS encoding S1C family serine protease; amino-acid sequence: MPTGAASREPGSIAGVAARVLPSVVSLEVGNGSNTEGASGSGFLIKNGYVVTNNHVVSLAAGGGEIQIQFNNRKTTKGRIVGRDPGSDLAVVKPEETFGTPEITLGNSDQVVVGDPVIAIGSPLGLTGTVTTGIVSSLNRPVIAGDDTGASSEEPAYISAIQTDAAINPGNSGGPLVNTRGEVVGVNSAIATLSRSTTSQSGSIGLGFAIPVNQTRRVAEELISTGRAKRPKIGIVLEKDYRGQGVKISTASVGGQQPVTPGGPADKAGLRAGDVILEMDGLALQDGNELIALIRSKAPGAKITIKYQRAGQERTATLTVVAEDEPAPSPS